From Trueperaceae bacterium:
CGACGCGTGGCCCTCGGCGAACACCCTCTCGATGCCGCGCGCGACGGCGGCGCGTGAGTCGCCCTCGAAGAGCGCCAGCGGGTCGAGGCCGGGCAGCTCCTCGTCGGCGTAGCCGGTGACCTCGGCGAAGCGGCGGTTCCAGCGCACGTAGCGTCCTTCGGGGTCGCGGACGAAGAAGAGCCCGGGGAGGCTCTCGATGAGCGCGTCGGTGAAGCCCTTCTCCTCCAGCAGCTCCGCCTGCGCCGAGGCCTGGGCGAGGAACGCCTCGCGCATCGACTCCTTGAAGCGCAGCCCGAACCTGTCGAGCAGGAACGCGATGAAGACGAGCACCATGGCGTAGGGCCCGAGGAGCTCCCACACCCCGGGCCGACCGTCGCCGCCGAAGAGGGTCTCGCCGTGCAGCAGCGGCGCCGCCACGATGACGGCCAGGGCCCAGCCGGTGGTCAGGCGCAGGGCGGTGCGGTCCAGCAGCAGGCCGGCCACGACGAGCGGCACGAAGAACAGCAGCAGCGACGGGGCCGAGTCCCTGACGCCCTGGCTGAGGGGGAGCGCCGAACCGGCCAGCATGAGGAGCCCCGCCGCGAGCCCGATGGCCACGCGGGGACGGCCCCAGCGGTTCAGCGCGATCGTCCCCAGCAGGAAGAGGACGAGGAAGGCGTCGCCGGCCACGGCGGCGGGCCGCAGGAACGGCCGGTCCAACCGCAGTGCGTCGATCGCGATCGAGACGAGGATGAGGACGAGGAAGGCCCAGAGGAAGCCGCCCACGACCCGCCGCTCCTCCTGGCGGGTGCGCTGCAGGGCGCCGTTCTGCCGGCTCAAGCGCCTGCCCTCGCAAGCCGGCCGGCGGCGCCAGGGCTCGACGCGTCGAGCCTGGGCCACGGGCGCTCGGTTCGGGCCGCCACGGTAGAGCGACGACGGTTCAAGACGCGTGGGCTAGCCGGCACTCCCCCTCGGCACCTCCCCACCCCCCGGGGATAGCCGATTAGAGCACCCGCGCGCGTGGCGCCGGGTGCTACACCTCACGCGGGCGGGGGGTCGCCTCGCGGCGATCCGCGCCCCGGTCGGCTGGCGCGCTCACGCCCGCGCGGCCAGCCAGCCCATCGTCTTCTCGGCCAGCCTGTCCAGGGCCGCCACCGAGAGCTCGATGTGCTCCTCCTTGGTGTCCTCGATCTTGTTGTGGGAGATGCCGTGAAGGCTCTGCACGAACAGCATCACGGTGGGCACGCCGGCGCGGGCGACCTCGGCGGCGTCGTGCAGCGGTCCGCTCGGCAGGCGGTGCGACACGCCCGCCGTCTCCGTGACGGCCGCGTCGGCGAGCTCGATGAGCTCGGGGTGGAACGGCATCGGGTCGATGCTCCACAGGTGGCTCCACGAGACCTGCACGCCGCCCTCGCGGGCGAAGCGCTCGCTGGCCTCCTTGGCGTCGGCGAGCATGCCGGCCAGCTGCTGGCCGTCCAGGTGGCGCTGGTCGAGGGTGATGTCGCACTCCGCCACGACGGAGGTGACGATGCCCGGCCTGGTGACGCAGGAGCCGATCGTGCAGACGCCGCCGCGGCGGCGCGTGATCTCGTAGACCTCGGGGCTCATCCTGGCGGCGGCGAGGAACGCGTCCTTGCGCTTGTCCATGGGCGTGGAGCCGGAGTGCGCCGCTTGCCCCCTGAAGTGGATCGCGTGGCGCTCGACGCCGAACGTCCCGAGGACGACGCCGAGCGGCAGGTCGAGGTCGAGGAGGACCGGCCCCTGCTCGATGTGCAGCTCCAGGTAGGCGCCGGCGCCCTTCAGCTCGGCGTGCGCCTCGTTCATGCGGTCGAGGTCCACGCCGCAGCGCCGCAGCGCGTCGACGAGCCTCACGCCCTCGGCGTCGCGCCTGTCGCGCTCGGCGTCGGGGTCGAGCGTGCCGCCGGCGGCGCTGGAGCCGAGGAGGCTCCGGCCGAACCTGGCGCCCTCCTCGTCGGCCCAGTCGACGAGCCTCACCGTGACGGGCGGCCTGCCGCCGTACTGCTCGCTGATGCGCCGCACGACCTCGAGGCCGGCCAGCACGTTGAGGCAGCCGTCGAGCCAGCCGCCTCCCGGCACCGAGTCCATGTGGCCCCCGATCAGGAGCGCCGTGTCGGACTCGCCGCGCAGCGTCGACCACACGTTGCCCGCGGCGTCCATGTGGGTCTCGAGGCCGAGGGCGTCGAGCTTCTCGCGCAGCCACCGGCGCGCCTCGAGCCAGGTGTCGGTCCAGGCGACGCGCCAGGCGCCGTCCTCGTTCGCGGTGCGGGCGCGCAGGTCCTTGAGCTCGGCGACGGTGCGTTTCGGGTCGAGTGGCGACATCCCAGCCCTCCCTGCCGGCTCGCGGCGTGACGCCCGCGGGCCGGGTGCGACGATGGTGGATGCGCGATACTACCGCGCACCGCGGCCGCCGGGCGAGTCAGTCGCCGGCCGCCACCCGGTTCCTGCCGTGGGACTTCGCCTGGTAGAGACGCCTGTCGGCGAGCTTCAGGAGCTCGAGCGCGTGGGGGGAGCCGGGCAGCTCGCGCACCGAGGCCACGCCCGCGCTGACCGTGACCTCGAGCCCCGGCGCCAGCTCGTCCCAGCCGGTGGTCGCCACGGCCACGCGGGCCTTCTCGGCCACGCGCTCGGCGGCGGGCTTCGGCGTGCCGACGAGCATGACCGCGAACTCCTCGCCTCCCCAGCGCGCGACCACGTCGGTGCGGCGGAACGTCCGCGTCAAGACCCCCGCCACCTTCCTCAGCACCTCGTCGCCGACGAGGTGCGTGTGGCGGTCGTTGATCGACTTGAACCCGTCGACGTCGAACAGCACCAGGCACAGGTCGGAGTCGGGCTCCTGCCGGCACCTGGCGACGGCGTCGCCGAGGCGGCCGTTGAAGTAGCGCCGGTTGTGGACCTGCGTGAGCTCGTCGGTGGAGCTCAGGCGCTCGAGGCGCTCCGCCTGGGCGCGCAGGGCGCGGTTCGCCTCGGCCAGGGCGCGGCCGGTGATCGCCAGCAGCTCGTGGTCCCGCGTCAGGCCGGCCTCGAGCTCGACGAGCAGCACGCCGAGCAGCACCTCGCCGTGCTCCTGCTGCCGCGCTCCGCTCTCCTCGATGAAGCTCCAGAGCCTGTCGTACGCCTCCTCGTGGCGGCCGAGGAGCGCCAGCGCCCGCGCCTGCTCGCGCAGCAGGTCGGCGGCCGCGCCGAGCGAGCCCGCCTCGCGGTGCAGGCGCTCCGCCTGCTCGAGCTCCTTCAGGGCCTCGGCCGCGTCGCCCGCGTCGAGCAGCGCCCGGCCGATCGCCTCCACGACCTCGCCCCTGAACGGCTGGCCCGGGTCGTCGATCTCGCGGGCCGCGCTCTCGAAGTGCTCCATCGCGGTGACGAGGTCGCCGGCGGCGGCGTGGGCCGTGCCCAGCTTCGCCAGCGTGGTGGCCACGTAGGCGCGCCTGCTCAGCGAGCGGAACAGGCCCAGCGACTCCCGCAGCGCCTCGATCGCCTCATCGTGGCGCCTGAGCGCGCTGAGCGCCCGCCCGCGGTTCGAGAGGGCGATGGCCCGCCGCATGTCGTCGCGCTCCTCGGCGGCTCCCGTGGCGGCCTGGTCGAAGCAGGCCAGCGCCTCCTCGATGCGGTCGGTGGCCATGTAGACGTTGCCGAGGTTGTTCACGAGGGCCGGGAAGACGCGCTCCCCGGCGCGCTCGAGCACGTCGATGCCGGCGCGGAGGTGGTAGATCGCGCGCTCGTGGAAGTCGCGCACGCCGTAGACGGACGCCAGGTCGTTGTGCGCCTGCGCGGCGAGCAGCGGCAGCCGCAGCTGGTTCGCGAGCGCCAGCGCGGCGCGGCCGAAGGGCAGCGCCGACTCGACGTCGTTGGACAGCATCGCGCTGCGCAGGCCGTACCGCATCGTCTCGGCGACGACGCGGCCGGCCTCGGGCGAGAGGCCGGAGGCGTCGAGCGCGGCGAGGCGCTCGGCGAGGCGTCGTCCGCCCGCCTCCCGCGGCTCGGAACCGCAGAGGCGCTCGACCTCGTCGAGGGCCTGGATGATCTGAGCCTTGGCGCCGTGGGCGTCGTCGAGCTCTATGAGCGCCTTGGCGCCTTCGAGGAGCGCCTCGAGTTCGGCGAGTCGTCTGCCCTCGTCGGCGCCCCCGCTCCCTGACGTCATCGGCGCCATCATCGCGGGGGGCGGGGACGACGAAACGGAACCTGGCTCACATTCCTCGCGGCGCGGCCGCTCGCAGCGCCCGACGCCACAGCTCCTCCGTGTCGGCGCGGTGGCCGAGCCGGCGGAACGAGGTCGCCAGCGTGTCGAGGTCGCGGCGCAGGAGGTCGACGCCCTCGCGCGAGGCGGCGACCTCCAGGGCCTGCGGGACGTCTATGAGCCAGACACTGCCCTCGTGCCACAGCAGGTTGTAGGTCGAGAGGTCACCGTGCGCGAGGCCCAGCTCGGCGAGCCGCAGGTAGATCGCCGCCGCCTGGTCCCAGGCGCTGCGGACCTCCTCGTCGGGCAGCCTGAGGTCGGAGAGGCGCGGCGCCGGCTCCTCGCCGTCCCCGATGAGCTGCATCAGCACGACCGAGCCGGACTCGCTCAGGTCGCTCACGTCGGGCCCCACGGCCGGCCGCGGCACGGGCAGGCCGGCGTCGTGCAGTCGCCACAGCGTCCGGTACTCGCGGAGCACCCAGACGTCCATCTTGACCCTGAGGCCGGTCCGCGTCCCGCGGCGCATGGCCTTGGCGGCGCGGGCGTCGGCGACCCAGTAGCCGTCCCAGTAGCTGGCGTCGTTCCTGAACGCGCGCAGCTCGAGGGCGGTGTAGAGCTTCGCGACCAGGCTCTCCTCGCCCCGCCTGACGACGTAGACGGTCGCCTCCTTGCCGCCGCGGAGCCTGGCGACGAGCGTGTCGAAGTAGCCCCTGTCGTAGAGGCGCTGCATGTCGGGGTCGGCGAACGCGGTCGTGGTCGTGGGCCGCTCGGCCTCGCCGCCCCACACGATGTCGGTCACGGACCCGCGCTTGACGGGCCGGCGCCCCCGGCCCTTCCCCTTGGAGGCGCGCGACCCGCGCCTCCCCTTCGTGCGGACGCCGAACTCGGCGCCCTCGTCCTCTTCGTGTCGTGGCAAGGCCCGTCCTCCGTGGGCGTGTGCGGGCACCTCGCGCCCGTGAGCGGGTGCGAGGTCCTCGCGCTGCGTAGGGCGTGTCGCGCCCGCCGCCTCGAAGGTCGTCGGCTTCGCGGTGGGTCAGCCGAGGTCAAGACGTGGCGGCGCGGCGCCTGCGGTCACGGGTTCTCTGGGCATAGCGCTCACCACCTCTCGGCCGGTTCGGGCCGCATCCTAGCGCACCAGGCGTGCGGCTGGTGCGGGCTTAGCATCGTCTGATGGCGGCCCCGGCGGTCGCCGCGGACCGGCTCACCGGGCCGGCCGCGTCCCGGGAGGACCGATGAGACGCTCGCTGCTCCTGCTGCTACTGCTCCTGTCCGCGCCCCTGGCGGCGGCCCAGACGCTCACCACGGCGATGGGCTCGAACCCGCCGACGCTCGACCCGCAGAGGACCTTCAACGGCTTCTCCTTCGCCGTCACCACGCAGGTCTACGAGACCCTGTTCCGCGTCACGACCGAGGGCGAGGTCGAGGGACTACTGGCCGAGAGCTGGGAGCAGGTCGCGCCCGACCGGCTGCGCGTGACGCTGCGCGAGGGCGTGGAGTTCACCGACGGCACGCCGCTGGACGCGGAGGCCGTGAAGGCGTCGCTCGAGCGCCTGCTCGACCCGGCCACCGCCGCGCCGGGCCGCTTCGTCGTCTCGGCCATCTCCGCGGTGGAGGTCGTGGACGAGCGCACGGTGGACATCGTCACCGCGGAGCCGTTCGCCCCCCTGCTGGCCCACCTCGCTCACCCGGTGACGGCCATCGTGCCCGTCGCGCACGGCGACGACCTCGCGCGCCGACCGGTCGGCTCCGGTCCTTACGTCTTCGAGTCGTGGACCCAGGGCGACTCGGTGGTGCTCACCGCGAACGAGGGCTACTGGGGCGGCACTCCGGCCATCGACCGCGTGGTGTACCGCATCATCCCCGAGGTCAGCACGCAGGTCGTGGAGCTGCGCAGCGGCGGGCTCGACGTCCTCTTCAACATCCCTGCCGACAGCTTCCGCCAGCTCGAGGGCATGGCCTCCCTGGAGACCGACTCCTTCCTCGGCTGGGGCAGCGTGCACCTCGGCTTCAACACGACGAGCCCGAAGCTGCAGGACATCCGCGTGAGGCAGGCGATCGCCCACGCCATCGACAAGCAGCTCATCGTCGACGAGCTCCTCAGCGGCCTGGCCCAGGTGGGCGTGGCGCCCGTCCCGCCCACGGTGCGCTTCGCCGCCTCCGACCTCGAGGAGCCGTACCCGTACGACGCGGACCGCGCCAGGGAGCTGCTGGCGCAGGCGGGCGCCGAGGGCCTCACGCTCACGCTGGACGTCTACCAGAACCCCGACCTCGAGGCCGTGGCCCAGGTCCTGCAGGCGATGCTCGCCGACGTGGGCGTCACGGTCGAGGTGCGCGTGCAGGAGTTCGCCGCCTACTCCGAGACCCTGCAGAGCGATGACGTCGAGATGTACCTGACCTCGTGGGGCACGGTGACCCTCGACGCCGACTACACGCTGTTCGCGTTCTTCCACTCGTCGGAGATCCCCGCGAACAACGCCTCGCGCTACAGCGTGCCCGAGGTGGACGACGCGCTGGAGGCCGCCCGCGCCACGCCGGACGACGCGCAGCGCGAGCGGCTCTACCGAATCGTCCAGGAGCGCGTCCTCGCCGACGTCCCCATGGTCACCCTCTACTACCCGC
This genomic window contains:
- a CDS encoding ABC transporter substrate-binding protein, with protein sequence MRRSLLLLLLLLSAPLAAAQTLTTAMGSNPPTLDPQRTFNGFSFAVTTQVYETLFRVTTEGEVEGLLAESWEQVAPDRLRVTLREGVEFTDGTPLDAEAVKASLERLLDPATAAPGRFVVSAISAVEVVDERTVDIVTAEPFAPLLAHLAHPVTAIVPVAHGDDLARRPVGSGPYVFESWTQGDSVVLTANEGYWGGTPAIDRVVYRIIPEVSTQVVELRSGGLDVLFNIPADSFRQLEGMASLETDSFLGWGSVHLGFNTTSPKLQDIRVRQAIAHAIDKQLIVDELLSGLAQVGVAPVPPTVRFAASDLEEPYPYDADRARELLAQAGAEGLTLTLDVYQNPDLEAVAQVLQAMLADVGVTVEVRVQEFAAYSETLQSDDVEMYLTSWGTVTLDADYTLFAFFHSSEIPANNASRYSVPEVDDALEAARATPDDAQRERLYRIVQERVLADVPMVTLYYPLSTSAKRPALQGEVVRFSWINLDLRGATLEE
- a CDS encoding Zn-dependent hydrolase codes for the protein MSPLDPKRTVAELKDLRARTANEDGAWRVAWTDTWLEARRWLREKLDALGLETHMDAAGNVWSTLRGESDTALLIGGHMDSVPGGGWLDGCLNVLAGLEVVRRISEQYGGRPPVTVRLVDWADEEGARFGRSLLGSSAAGGTLDPDAERDRRDAEGVRLVDALRRCGVDLDRMNEAHAELKGAGAYLELHIEQGPVLLDLDLPLGVVLGTFGVERHAIHFRGQAAHSGSTPMDKRKDAFLAAARMSPEVYEITRRRGGVCTIGSCVTRPGIVTSVVAECDITLDQRHLDGQQLAGMLADAKEASERFAREGGVQVSWSHLWSIDPMPFHPELIELADAAVTETAGVSHRLPSGPLHDAAEVARAGVPTVMLFVQSLHGISHNKIEDTKEEHIELSVAALDRLAEKTMGWLAARA
- a CDS encoding RIO1 family regulatory kinase/ATPase, encoding MPRHEEDEGAEFGVRTKGRRGSRASKGKGRGRRPVKRGSVTDIVWGGEAERPTTTTAFADPDMQRLYDRGYFDTLVARLRGGKEATVYVVRRGEESLVAKLYTALELRAFRNDASYWDGYWVADARAAKAMRRGTRTGLRVKMDVWVLREYRTLWRLHDAGLPVPRPAVGPDVSDLSESGSVVLMQLIGDGEEPAPRLSDLRLPDEEVRSAWDQAAAIYLRLAELGLAHGDLSTYNLLWHEGSVWLIDVPQALEVAASREGVDLLRRDLDTLATSFRRLGHRADTEELWRRALRAAAPRGM
- a CDS encoding tetratricopeptide repeat-containing diguanylate cyclase; protein product: MTSGSGGADEGRRLAELEALLEGAKALIELDDAHGAKAQIIQALDEVERLCGSEPREAGGRRLAERLAALDASGLSPEAGRVVAETMRYGLRSAMLSNDVESALPFGRAALALANQLRLPLLAAQAHNDLASVYGVRDFHERAIYHLRAGIDVLERAGERVFPALVNNLGNVYMATDRIEEALACFDQAATGAAEERDDMRRAIALSNRGRALSALRRHDEAIEALRESLGLFRSLSRRAYVATTLAKLGTAHAAAGDLVTAMEHFESAAREIDDPGQPFRGEVVEAIGRALLDAGDAAEALKELEQAERLHREAGSLGAAADLLREQARALALLGRHEEAYDRLWSFIEESGARQQEHGEVLLGVLLVELEAGLTRDHELLAITGRALAEANRALRAQAERLERLSSTDELTQVHNRRYFNGRLGDAVARCRQEPDSDLCLVLFDVDGFKSINDRHTHLVGDEVLRKVAGVLTRTFRRTDVVARWGGEEFAVMLVGTPKPAAERVAEKARVAVATTGWDELAPGLEVTVSAGVASVRELPGSPHALELLKLADRRLYQAKSHGRNRVAAGD